Below is a genomic region from Enterobacteriaceae endosymbiont of Donacia cinerea.
GGCTAATTTATTAATAACATCTAAAAAATTAGGATTAACAACAAAAATTTTATCTGAAAATATTGTTATTGATTATTCAAGTCCTAATATAGCAAAAGAAATGCATGTAGGTCATTTAAGATCTACTATTATAGGGGATTCTATTGTAAGAATTTTATCTTTTGTTGGACATAATGTTATTAAATCAAATCATATTGGTGATTGGGGGACACATTTTGGTATGCTCATAGCTTTTTTAAAATTAAAGAAAAAAGAAAAAATGAATTTATTACTTTCTGATATAGAAAAATTATATAAAAAAGCTCAAAAAAAATATATTGAAGACATTAATTTTGCAAAAAAATCTAAAATCTATGTAGTTAAATTACAACAAAAAGATATTTCTTGTTTAAAAATATGGAAAAAAATAGTTGATATTACTATGAATTATAATTATCAATTATATAATAAACTTAATATTAAACTTACACGTCATGATACTATGGGAGAAAGTACATATAATGATATGTTATCAAGTATAATTATTGATTTAAAAAAAAAAGGAATAGCTATTAATAATAATGGAGCTGTTGTTGTTCCTATAAAAGGAATGAAAAATATAAAAGGAGAATTAATGGCTGTTATTATTAGAAAAAAAGATGGAGCATATCTTTATGCAACAACTGATATTGCATGTATTAAATCCCGTTATGAAAAATTTAAAGCTGATAGAATTATTTATTATGTAGATTCACGTCAAAATCAATATTTAAAACAGATTTTTCAAATAGTTAAACAAGCTAAATATATCCCTGCCAATATAAAGTTAGAACATCATATGTTTGGAATGATTTTAAATAAAAACAATAAACCTTTTAAAACAAGAGAAGGAAGTAATATAAAATTAAATAATTTAATAAAAGAATCTATTATTAAAGCTAAAAATATAATTATTAAAAAAAATCCTTTTATAGAAAAAAAAGCATTAGAAAAATTATCTCATATTATTGGTATTGGGGCAATAAAATATGCTGATTTATCTAAAAATAGAATAAATAATTATATTTTTAATTGGGATAAAATGTTATCTTTCAATGGAAATACATCTTTATATATTCAATATGCTTATGTAAGAGCTAAGTCTTTATTAAAAAAATCTAATATTAATTTAACAAAATTTTTAAATTTAGAAATTAGTTTTATTACTCATTATGAATTTAATCTTGTTGTATTATTTTTAGATTTTGAAGAAATTATTTTTAAAATTGTTGAAAAAGGTACTCCACACATATTATGTAATTGGTTATATAAACTTACAGTATTATTTACTTCATTCTATGAAAATTGTAATATTTTAAATTTAAAAGATGATATGCTAAAAATTAGCAGATTAAAAATAGTTTTTTTAACATCTTTATTTTTAAAAAAAGGACTATATTTATTAGGAATAAAAACTACAAAAAAAATATAAAAAATAACTGTATTCTTTTTTAGAAAGAATATCACTAGTTTTATTAATATATAAAAATTGTTATTTTAAATAATTTATGTTAAAAAAAAAAGTTATAGTTGCAATGTCTGGTGGTGTAGATTCTTCTTTTTCTGCTTGGTTATTAAAAAAACAAAATTATCAAGTAGAAGGATTATTTATGAAAAATTGGGAAGAAGATGATATAAATAATACTTGTAATTCTACAAAAGATTTATATGATGCAGAAATTATTTGTAAAAAATTAAAAATTCGTTTACATAAAATTAATTTTTCATTTGAATATTGGAATTATGTTTTTAAAAAATTCCTTCTTGAATATAAAAAAGGACATACACCAAATCCCGATATTTTATGTAATAAAATTATTAAATTTAAATATTTTATGAATTTTGCTATTAATAACTTAGGAGCTGATTTTATTTGTACAGGACATTATGTACGTCGTAAAAAGATTAAAAATAATTTTTTTTTATTAAAAGGTATTGACCCTAATAAAGATCAAAGTTATTTTTTATATACAATAAAAGCAAAACAATTAAAAAAAATTTTATTTCCTATAGGTGGATTAAAAAAGACAGAAGTAAGATATTTTACAAATAAATTTAAATTTATTAATGCTAATAAAAAAGATTCTACAGGAATTTGCTTTATAGGTGAAAAAAATTTTCCTAATTTTTTAAATAAATATATATCTCCTGTACCTGGTAATATAATTAATATTAATGGAGAAGTTATAGGTAAACATAAAGGATTAATACATTATACTATAGGACAAAGAAAAGGAATTGGAATCGGAGGTTCTATTTATTATAAAAGTAAACCATGGTATGTTTATAAAAAAAATATAAAAAAAAATATTTTAATTACAGTACAAGGTAAAGAAAATTTATATTTATATTTTATTGGATTAATAGTAAAAGAAATTCATTGGATTAATTTTATACCAAAAAATACAGAAAAAAAATATACAGTTAAAACTAGATACAGACAAAAAGAAGTTAAATGTAAAATTATTTTTTTAAAAAAAAATAAAATTAAAGTATATTTATATGATCCTATTGCTTGTATTACAAAAGGACAATCGGCTGTATTTTATTATGGACAAATTTGTTTAGGAGGTGGAATTATTGAAAGTGGGATTCCATTAATTTAATTAAAATAAATTTTTTTAATATTTTTTATATAGAGTAAGTATTATTATGGAAAAAAAAAATTTTAAAAAAATACTAATTAATTTAATTAATATTAATAAGTCATTTTTAGGTAAAAAAATTATTTCTAATTTAAATTTAAGTATTAATGACGGAGAATTTATTACCTTATTAGGACCTTCTGGTTCTGGAAAAACAACTATTATACGTTTAATAGCAGGTTTAGAAAAAGTAGATAGTGGTTGTATTTTTTTAAATCAAAAAGAAATAACAAAATATCCAGCAGAACAAAGACAAATAAATACTGTATTTCAAAGCTATGCACTATTTCCTCATATGTCTGTATTTGATAATATAGCTTTTGGTTTAAGAATGCAAAAAAAAACAAAAAAAGAAATAAATAATAAAGTTGCAAAAATTTTAGATATAGTTCAATTAAAAAATTTTATAAATAGCAAACCACATGAATTATCTGGAGGACAACAACAAAGAGTTGCAATTGCAAGAGCTGTAATTAATAAACCTAGAATATTATTATTAGATGAATCATTATCAGCTCTAGATTATAGATTACGTAAAAAAATGCAAAATGAATTAAAGGCTTTACAAAGAAAATTAGGTATTACTTTTATATTTGTTACACATAATCAAGAAGAAGCATTAAGTATTTCAGATCGTATTATTTTATTACGTAACGGTAAAATAGAACAAGATGGTACTCCTAGAGAGATATACGAAGAACCTAAAAATTTATTTGTTGCTAAATTTATAGGAGATATAAATATTTTTAATGCTAAAATTTTACAAATACTTGATAAGTATCAAGTATTAGTTAATTTAGAAGGTTATATATGTAATATTAAAATTCCGTTTCCAATTACTATTGGAGAAAAAATACATGTCTTATTAAGACCAGAAGATTTAAGAATTAAAAAAATTAATAGTAAAACTAATTTAACTACAGGTTTAATTGGTTATATAAAAGAAAAAAATTATAAAGGTATGACTTTAGAATCTATATTAAAACTTAATAATGGTAAAATTATAACTGTAAGTCAATTTTTTAATGAAAATGATCATTATATAGAATATTCTTTAAATCAAAAAATGTTAATAAATTGGGTAGAAACATGGGAGGTTGTATTACCTTATGAAAAAAGTAATGAAATATATTAAAAAAATTATAATTTTTATAATTATTAGCTGGTTATTTTTATTTATTTTATTACCTAATATAATAATTATTATGATTAGTTTTTTAAAAAAAGGTAATTCTCACTTATTTATATTTAAATTTTCTTTTAATAATTATTTAAATTTATTTAATTTTTTATATATTAGAGTTTTTATAAATTCTTTGTTTATTTCCTTTATTACAACATTAATATGTTTGTTAATAGGTTATCCTTTTGCATGGTGTTTATCAAAAATATCTAATAAAAAAAAATCTTTAATGTTATTTTTTTTATTTTTACCATTTTGGGTTAATTCATTAATTAGAATATATTGTTTAAAAATATTCTTAGGAATTAATGGATGGTTAAATAATATCTTATTTTATTTTAAAATTATTAATTCTCCTATTCATATAATTTATACTCCTACTGCTGTTATAATAGGACTAGTATATATTTTACTACCTTTTATGATAGTACCTATATATTCTAGTTTTGAAAAATTAGATAAATTTTGTATAGAAGCTGCAAAAGATTTAGGTGCTCAATCCTGGAAAATATTTTTTTATATTATAATACCTTTAACTACCTCAGGTATTATTGCAGGTTGTCTTTTAGTATTTTTACCTAGTATGGGTATGTTTTATATTTCTGATCTAATGGGAGGGGCTAAAAATTTATTAATTGGTAATATTATTAAAAACCAATTTTTAAATATTAGAGATTGGCCATTAGGAGCAGCAACTAGCACAATAGTTACATTATTTACAGGTATATTTTTAATATTATATTTTAAAATTGTCAATTTTTTAGATAAAAAGGAATTTAAAAAAAATGTTTAAACGTGTTTGTAGAATCATTTTTATAAATTTTATTTACTTTTGTTTTTATATTCCTATTATATTATTAGTAATTAATTCTTTTAATTCATCACGTTTTGGTATTACATGGCAAGGATTTAGTACTAAATGGTATAAATTAATTATACATAACTCTTCTTTATTAGAAGTTACATATCATTCTTTATGTATTGGTATTATTACTGCTACTTTTACAACATTTATTGGATTATTAACTGCATTATCATTATATCATTACAATATGCATATTAAATCTTTTATAAGTACTTTATTATTTATAGTAATTATTTCTCCTGATATTGTA
It encodes:
- the argS gene encoding arginine--tRNA ligase; amino-acid sequence: MNIKKILSKKIHKSMIKIGIPKKYDPVLRSCKKKKLGHYQVNGVISAAIYLKINPNTLATKVVKSLNIKNIISKIKISKLGYINLFIKNQWLSNQANLLITSKKLGLTTKILSENIVIDYSSPNIAKEMHVGHLRSTIIGDSIVRILSFVGHNVIKSNHIGDWGTHFGMLIAFLKLKKKEKMNLLLSDIEKLYKKAQKKYIEDINFAKKSKIYVVKLQQKDISCLKIWKKIVDITMNYNYQLYNKLNIKLTRHDTMGESTYNDMLSSIIIDLKKKGIAINNNGAVVVPIKGMKNIKGELMAVIIRKKDGAYLYATTDIACIKSRYEKFKADRIIYYVDSRQNQYLKQIFQIVKQAKYIPANIKLEHHMFGMILNKNNKPFKTREGSNIKLNNLIKESIIKAKNIIIKKNPFIEKKALEKLSHIIGIGAIKYADLSKNRINNYIFNWDKMLSFNGNTSLYIQYAYVRAKSLLKKSNINLTKFLNLEISFITHYEFNLVVLFLDFEEIIFKIVEKGTPHILCNWLYKLTVLFTSFYENCNILNLKDDMLKISRLKIVFLTSLFLKKGLYLLGIKTTKKI
- the mnmA gene encoding tRNA 2-thiouridine(34) synthase MnmA, giving the protein MLKKKVIVAMSGGVDSSFSAWLLKKQNYQVEGLFMKNWEEDDINNTCNSTKDLYDAEIICKKLKIRLHKINFSFEYWNYVFKKFLLEYKKGHTPNPDILCNKIIKFKYFMNFAINNLGADFICTGHYVRRKKIKNNFFLLKGIDPNKDQSYFLYTIKAKQLKKILFPIGGLKKTEVRYFTNKFKFINANKKDSTGICFIGEKNFPNFLNKYISPVPGNIININGEVIGKHKGLIHYTIGQRKGIGIGGSIYYKSKPWYVYKKNIKKNILITVQGKENLYLYFIGLIVKEIHWINFIPKNTEKKYTVKTRYRQKEVKCKIIFLKKNKIKVYLYDPIACITKGQSAVFYYGQICLGGGIIESGIPLI
- the potA gene encoding spermidine/putrescine ABC transporter ATP-binding protein PotA, which encodes MEKKNFKKILINLININKSFLGKKIISNLNLSINDGEFITLLGPSGSGKTTIIRLIAGLEKVDSGCIFLNQKEITKYPAEQRQINTVFQSYALFPHMSVFDNIAFGLRMQKKTKKEINNKVAKILDIVQLKNFINSKPHELSGGQQQRVAIARAVINKPRILLLDESLSALDYRLRKKMQNELKALQRKLGITFIFVTHNQEEALSISDRIILLRNGKIEQDGTPREIYEEPKNLFVAKFIGDINIFNAKILQILDKYQVLVNLEGYICNIKIPFPITIGEKIHVLLRPEDLRIKKINSKTNLTTGLIGYIKEKNYKGMTLESILKLNNGKIITVSQFFNENDHYIEYSLNQKMLINWVETWEVVLPYEKSNEIY
- the potB gene encoding spermidine/putrescine ABC transporter permease PotB, yielding MKKVMKYIKKIIIFIIISWLFLFILLPNIIIIMISFLKKGNSHLFIFKFSFNNYLNLFNFLYIRVFINSLFISFITTLICLLIGYPFAWCLSKISNKKKSLMLFFLFLPFWVNSLIRIYCLKIFLGINGWLNNILFYFKIINSPIHIIYTPTAVIIGLVYILLPFMIVPIYSSFEKLDKFCIEAAKDLGAQSWKIFFYIIIPLTTSGIIAGCLLVFLPSMGMFYISDLMGGAKNLLIGNIIKNQFLNIRDWPLGAATSTIVTLFTGIFLILYFKIVNFLDKKEFKKNV